Proteins found in one Bacteroidales bacterium genomic segment:
- a CDS encoding AraC family transcriptional regulator, which yields MYIEFGPKWNSGYMDEFARKLNSEIRDNVLYLPSRFGQGYAKRIDIDSDLRVIIHSYNLKEPITFNRVATNTNKDSITFRFICYLEQDKNYLSNVQVLNDTIDVKDELSANTPFCNVIVKIKLKKLLSIINIGPKSKEFAAFTDNLNRPFIYQENVTLGMKEILRELYENKEHGKLEKLYYKIKIMDLMYHFFIRFSRRASNDSIHFNKNDIEKILSIEKIILNDLSIPPTLNGLAHSIGMSETKMKQLFKKVFGDSIYNYYLSARINEAASLLKSDKSMTIADVGYALGFSNLSHFSKLFKRYTGKNPKEYAMRK from the coding sequence ATGTATATAGAATTTGGACCTAAGTGGAATTCCGGCTATATGGACGAGTTTGCCAGAAAACTCAATTCAGAGATCAGGGATAATGTATTATATCTGCCGTCCCGGTTTGGTCAGGGATACGCAAAAAGGATCGATATTGACAGTGATTTACGTGTTATTATCCACTCATACAATTTAAAAGAGCCAATTACATTCAACAGGGTAGCAACAAATACAAACAAAGATTCAATTACTTTCCGGTTTATTTGTTACCTGGAACAGGATAAGAACTATTTATCCAATGTTCAGGTCCTGAATGACACTATCGATGTAAAAGATGAGCTTTCTGCAAATACACCTTTTTGTAATGTTATTGTAAAAATAAAATTAAAGAAACTTCTTTCCATAATCAATATTGGTCCGAAATCAAAGGAGTTTGCTGCTTTTACGGACAACCTGAACAGACCGTTTATCTATCAGGAAAATGTGACATTAGGAATGAAAGAGATTTTAAGAGAACTTTATGAAAATAAAGAGCATGGAAAATTGGAGAAGCTCTATTACAAAATAAAAATAATGGATTTAATGTATCATTTCTTCATTCGTTTTTCAAGGCGGGCTTCTAATGATTCTATACATTTTAACAAGAATGATATAGAGAAGATACTCAGCATAGAAAAAATAATATTGAATGACCTGAGTATACCTCCCACACTTAACGGGCTTGCACATTCAATAGGAATGAGCGAAACAAAAATGAAACAGTTATTCAAAAAGGTCTTTGGTGATAGCATTTATAATTATTATTTGTCCGCACGGATAAATGAGGCTGCTTCTTTGTTGAAAAGTGATAAAAGTATGACAATAGCTGATGTTGGCTATGCTTTAGGTTTTTCCAATTTAAGTCATTTTTCAAAATTGTTTAAAAGATATACCGGCAAAAACCCTAAAGAATATGCTATGAGAAAATGA
- a CDS encoding efflux transporter outer membrane subunit, giving the protein MKSKYITGIALLGIIISIGMTSCKVKTRYKTPEVNTENMFRDMDPADSVTIADIPWREYFKDNHLRAYIEEAINNNFDMLIAAERIKQAEAALGVARAAYFPDIAVAGQVEQNRLSNADPLTGIPKDKKGLAYHTENYSLGIATSWELDIWNKIRQSKADYAGMLNSYAGRALVQTSLISNMVNTYYSLLALDEQLNVTQQMIMLMEENLVSTEALKEAGMLTGAAVEQTRAALYSTRASVPDLKSNIRQLENTICTLMGRKPDLIERSTLPEQIVPDGLAYGIPAQMLARRPDVYQAELSFRSAFHLTHIARSNLYPKITISSGILGFSTVNSLSNFFKSDHFFSSITGGITQPLFARRRLTAQLKTAKSDQQIALLTFERRVLEAGQEVSDIMYVFTSSQEKEENRIQQVESLNKAVYYTQELLKAGEADYLEVLTAQQGLLQAQLSQINDHLQQLQATSDLYRALGGGVE; this is encoded by the coding sequence ATGAAAAGTAAATATATAACAGGAATAGCTTTATTGGGGATAATTATCTCCATAGGAATGACCTCCTGTAAGGTGAAAACCAGATATAAAACCCCGGAGGTCAATACAGAAAATATGTTCAGGGACATGGATCCGGCAGATTCTGTCACCATTGCAGATATCCCATGGAGGGAATACTTCAAGGATAATCATTTACGGGCTTATATTGAAGAAGCAATCAATAATAACTTCGATATGTTGATTGCTGCCGAACGGATTAAGCAAGCTGAAGCAGCCTTAGGAGTTGCCCGTGCTGCCTATTTTCCCGATATCGCAGTTGCAGGACAAGTCGAACAAAACAGGTTAAGTAATGCGGATCCGCTGACAGGTATACCAAAAGACAAGAAAGGGCTGGCGTATCATACGGAAAATTATTCCCTGGGCATCGCCACAAGTTGGGAATTGGATATCTGGAACAAAATACGTCAGTCGAAGGCTGATTACGCCGGGATGTTAAACAGTTATGCCGGTCGGGCGCTGGTTCAGACTTCGCTGATTTCAAATATGGTCAATACCTATTATTCATTATTGGCATTGGATGAACAGTTGAATGTAACCCAACAGATGATCATGTTGATGGAAGAAAATCTGGTATCCACCGAAGCTTTGAAAGAAGCCGGGATGCTCACCGGTGCAGCCGTGGAACAAACCCGTGCGGCATTGTATAGTACCCGTGCTTCCGTACCCGACCTGAAGTCCAATATACGGCAATTGGAAAATACGATCTGTACATTGATGGGACGTAAGCCTGATCTGATTGAAAGATCGACCCTTCCGGAGCAAATTGTTCCGGATGGACTGGCTTACGGCATACCTGCCCAGATGCTCGCCAGGCGTCCTGACGTATATCAGGCGGAATTATCCTTTCGTTCCGCATTTCATCTGACTCATATTGCCAGGTCGAACCTATATCCGAAAATAACAATAAGTTCCGGTATATTAGGTTTTTCTACTGTTAATTCACTAAGTAATTTTTTTAAATCAGACCATTTCTTTTCTTCAATAACGGGAGGTATTACACAACCCTTATTTGCGCGCAGACGATTAACAGCTCAGTTGAAAACAGCCAAATCAGATCAGCAGATTGCATTGCTGACATTTGAAAGGAGGGTTCTGGAAGCAGGTCAGGAAGTATCGGATATTATGTATGTCTTCACTTCCTCGCAGGAAAAGGAAGAAAATCGAATCCAACAGGTTGAATCATTGAATAAAGCAGTGTATTACACCCAAGAATTGCTTAAAGCCGGCGAGGCCGATTATCTGGAAGTATTGACAGCACAACAGGGGCTGTTACAGGCGCAATTGAGCCAGATAAATGATCATCTGCAACAACTCCAGGCAACTTCAGATCTCTATCGTGCTCTTGGCGGCGGTGTTGAATAA
- a CDS encoding helix-turn-helix domain-containing protein, with amino-acid sequence MEKKEYTPEQEQMALMAKALSHPARISILQMLSKQSCCYHGDLSEVLPIAKSTLSRHLKELKAAGLIQGTFSLPNIKYCINRQNWEIARDLFHSLFDD; translated from the coding sequence ATGGAGAAGAAAGAATATACCCCTGAACAGGAACAGATGGCACTTATGGCAAAAGCCCTGTCACATCCCGCGCGCATATCTATTTTACAAATGCTTTCCAAACAATCCTGCTGTTATCATGGCGATTTATCAGAAGTTTTACCTATTGCAAAAAGTACATTATCAAGACATTTAAAAGAACTAAAAGCAGCCGGATTGATACAGGGAACATTTTCACTTCCAAATATCAAATATTGTATTAATCGCCAAAACTGGGAAATAGCAAGAGATTTATTCCATTCACTATTCGATGATTAA
- a CDS encoding nitrophenyl compound nitroreductase subunit ArsF family protein, translating into MKRNIMYVLLAFTFVACGGNSNAKNDKKENTLGTDPSMVNVYYFHGKQRCKTCIAVGEVSGKTTKDNYTGKNVKFIEVNTSDKQFEKLVEKYQVTWNALIIAKGDNSIDLTEQAFANAIINPPALEEIIKAEIDKRL; encoded by the coding sequence ATGAAAAGGAATATTATGTATGTACTGTTAGCTTTCACTTTTGTCGCTTGTGGCGGAAATTCGAATGCAAAAAATGATAAAAAGGAAAACACTCTCGGGACAGACCCCTCTATGGTGAATGTTTACTATTTCCACGGTAAGCAACGTTGTAAAACTTGTATAGCTGTAGGCGAAGTATCTGGGAAAACAACAAAAGACAACTATACCGGAAAAAATGTAAAGTTCATAGAAGTAAATACCAGTGACAAACAATTTGAAAAACTGGTTGAAAAATATCAGGTTACATGGAATGCATTAATTATAGCCAAAGGAGACAATTCTATCGACTTGACTGAACAGGCTTTTGCAAACGCAATCATTAATCCGCCGGCTCTTGAGGAAATCATTAAAGCAGAAATTGACAAAAGACTGTAA
- a CDS encoding DUF4405 domain-containing protein — protein MKSKKNKWLNKFLKVFLYILLATGVVYTLMLYNILPPGNDELWGGLHRISGFVFLIFVLVHCIKNRKWYKAWFTQKLKNKKSRLAKFISVSFVLMLLSVMSEDLFTQNQFVLIHILIGSVWILGILSHFNSKKY, from the coding sequence ATGAAATCTAAAAAGAATAAGTGGTTGAATAAATTCCTTAAAGTATTTCTGTATATTTTGTTGGCTACAGGAGTAGTATATACGCTAATGCTTTATAATATATTACCTCCGGGTAATGATGAGTTGTGGGGCGGCTTACACAGGATTTCGGGGTTTGTCTTTTTAATTTTTGTCTTAGTGCATTGTATCAAAAATCGGAAATGGTATAAAGCATGGTTCACTCAAAAGCTGAAAAATAAGAAAAGCAGGCTCGCTAAATTCATATCTGTTTCTTTTGTGCTTATGCTCCTATCCGTGATGTCGGAAGATTTATTTACACAGAACCAGTTTGTTCTCATCCATATATTAATAGGATCTGTATGGATTCTGGGTATCCTGTCTCATTTTAACAGTAAAAAATACTGA